In Gammaproteobacteria bacterium, a genomic segment contains:
- a CDS encoding DMT family transporter, which yields MSASSNVLKYHRFFPAIALLFAAAFWGTVWYPLRLLEAAGLNGLWTTWVIFCVAALPGLWLAWPKRAEMLERPGLMLLIAVANGWLNVAFVLAVLEGNVLRVLLLFYLSPLWSTLLAWWWLGERPSRFGLAILLLAMLGALLMLWNSTLGFPWPEDRADWFAITAGMGFSFSNVAMRRLRHLSDPLRAAVSWWGVVLVVGGWLLVTQAPWPTISSEAWMGAVLLGVVGIFIASLCLVYGVSRMPVHRSAVILLFELVAGAVSAQLLTEEIVTAVEWFGGGLIMLAAYLLARESVRSATARQAGQ from the coding sequence ATGAGCGCATCAAGTAATGTATTGAAATATCATCGTTTTTTCCCGGCGATCGCGCTGCTGTTCGCCGCCGCCTTCTGGGGCACGGTATGGTATCCGCTGCGCCTGCTGGAGGCCGCGGGCCTGAACGGGCTGTGGACCACCTGGGTGATCTTTTGTGTCGCGGCCCTGCCGGGCCTGTGGCTGGCCTGGCCAAAACGGGCGGAGATGCTGGAGCGGCCCGGCCTGATGCTGCTGATCGCCGTGGCCAATGGCTGGCTGAATGTCGCCTTTGTGCTGGCGGTGCTGGAGGGCAATGTGCTGCGGGTGCTGTTGCTGTTTTATCTGTCGCCGCTGTGGAGCACGCTGCTGGCATGGTGGTGGCTGGGTGAGCGACCGTCACGCTTTGGCCTGGCAATCCTGCTGCTGGCGATGCTCGGCGCGCTGTTGATGCTGTGGAATAGCACCCTGGGTTTTCCCTGGCCGGAGGACAGGGCCGACTGGTTTGCGATCACCGCCGGCATGGGTTTCTCGTTTTCCAATGTCGCGATGCGCCGTCTGCGGCACCTGTCGGATCCGCTCAGGGCTGCGGTCAGCTGGTGGGGGGTGGTGCTGGTGGTTGGCGGCTGGCTGCTGGTCACGCAGGCGCCCTGGCCGACTATCTCCAGTGAGGCCTGGATGGGTGCGGTGCTGCTGGGCGTGGTGGGCATCTTTATCGCCAGCCTGTGTCTGGTCTATGGCGTGTCGCGGATGCCGGTGCACCGTTCGGCGGTGATCCTGCTGTTTGAGCTGGTGGCCGGGGCCGTCTCGGCGCAACTGCTGACGGAGGAGATCGTCACTGCGGTTGAATGGTTTGGCGGCGGCCTGATCATGCTGGCGGCCTATTTGCTAGCGCGGGAGTCCGTCAGGAGT